The Candidatus Schekmanbacteria bacterium genome contains the following window.
CTTAAATTTTTCTCAAGCATCGACAGGAGCTTCGAAATTTGCATTAACGGCACAAAGGGCAGATTTTTTTCAGGATAAAGGGAAGGGAATATTAACAAAGTTTAAATTGGTATATACTTATGAAAAGGGTAAAAAGGTAATAGTTTCAGGTGATGAAGCAGTAGTAACAGCCGATGTTAATTCGGATTTAACAATGGGATTGGGTGATGCCAACATAATCTGTACAAAACCTGTTAAAGCCATATTTACCAATGGAATGAATTTTGTAAGTGAAGATTTACAGTGGAATGGAATGGATGGAGATATCACGGCAAAGGGCAAGGTAAAGCTTTTTGGCAATGATTTTAGAATCGAGGGTTATGGGTTGAGGG
Protein-coding sequences here:
- the lptC gene encoding LPS export ABC transporter periplasmic protein LptC, with product MPKKILYKIRYPLLTIFVIVLAGILLNLYLSGNKSDEDSIANKEVEKMAEEVPTVSIKPLNFSQASTGASKFALTAQRADFFQDKGKGILTKFKLVYTYEKGKKVIVSGDEAVVTADVNSDLTMGLGDANIICTKPVKAIFTNGMNFVSEDLQWNGMDGDITAKGKVKLFGNDFRIEGYGLRANLKEEKIELLSKVKLMVVPSTVNKMTKDGFI